TATGAGGGCACCGCCAACGGCGACGTCACGATCGACGCGAGGAGCACAACTCCGACCTACACGCTGCGGCTCGACCTCGCCGGCGTGCGGGCGCTGCCGGTGCTGAAGAGCCTCGCCGAGTTCGACAAGCTCGACGGCAGGATGCAGGCCAAGGTCGCGCTGACCTCGCAGGGCACGAGCGAGCGCGCCATCGTCGGCAATCTCGGCGGCACCGCCTTCGTCGTTTTCCAGGACGGCAAGATCCTCGGCCTCAACGTCGCGCAGATGATCCGCAACCTCACCACCGGCACATTGTCGGGCTGGCAGCAGGGTGAGGCGCTTTCGACCGATCTCAGCCAGCTCTCGGCCTCGTTCAAGCTCGACAAGGGTCAGGCGGTGACCACCGACCTCAATTTGATCGGGCCGCTGGTGAAGATGAGCGGGGTCGGCACCGTCGACCTCAACACCCGCCAGCTCGGGTTCCGGGTCGAGCCGCAGCTGGTGATGACCACCGAGGGCCAGGGCCGCGCCGGCAATCCGGTCGGCCTCGGCATCCCCGTGATGGTCGAGGGGCCCTGGGTCAGCCCGCGGATCTATCCGGAGATGCAGGGCATCCTCGACAATCCCCAGGCCGCCTATGCCAAGCTCAAGGAGATGGGCAAGGGACTGTTCGGCGCGAATGGCCAGGCGCTGAGCCAGCAGGGGATCAGCCAGGGCCTCAACGGGCTCACCAACCTCCTGAACGGCGCGCAGGCCGGTGGAAACGGCGCGCAGCCCGGCACCGGCCAGGCTCCGGGCGGCGCCGGCCAGGGCAATCCGCTCGGCGGGCAGCTCGGCGACACCATCGGGAACCTGCTGCAGCAAGGCCTCTCCACCCTCAATCAAGGCAACGCCGCACGCCCGAGCCGCAGCCTCGCCCAGCCCACCCCGGACGCACCACAGGCCGCCGCGCCACCGCCGCCCAATCCTCCGCCGGCCGACACCGCCGAGCGGCGCGACAACCCGGCGATGAACGACGTGCTGCGGCAGCTGTTCAATCGCTGATATTCCCGCATACTCGCTGTCGTCCTGGCGAACGCCAGGACCCATTACCCCGAATGGTGGCTATGGCGCCGCGCAGGGGCCGCGATCCCGCTCATCATGGATGACGGTGGTTATGGGTCCTGGCTTTCGCCAGGACGACGTGGATGGAGTATGCCGCCTACTGCGCTTCCGCTGACGGCTCCCCTTCCAACTCAAAACCTCCTATCCACGGCTAACCATGGGGCCCGACGAGCCGCCCCGCCCTGCCGATCCGTGCTAAACAGCGCAGGATACAGCGGCGCACCCGATGGATTGGAGGGGACGGACGAGGCTGGATGAACGGGGCTACGGACAAGGGCAAGAACTGGTTCCTGCGCGGCGGCCTGTTCGCCAAATACGTGCTCGCGCTGGTCGGCCTCGTCGTGTTCGTGCTGGCGGTCAACGGCGCGCTCGAGACCTGGATCAGCTACCGCGGCATCAAGAGCACGCTGACGGACGCGATGAGCGAGAAGGCGGACGCCACCGCCAAGCACATCGAACAGTCGATCTCCGATCTCGAACGCCAGATCTCCTGGGTGACCCGCGCCTCCTCCAACACGCTCGAGCTGCGCCGCGCCGACTATGCCCAGCTGCTCGGCCAGGTGCCGGCGGTGAGCCAGCTCACGCTGATCAACGGCCAGGGCCGCGAGGTGCTGCGGCTGTCGCGCCAGACCGTCACGGTGAACTCCAACACCGACCTCTCCCGCGACCTGCGCTTCACCGAGGCGGTCCAGCGCGGCACCGCCTACGCGCCGGCGTATTTCCGCGACGAACGGCCGTATATGTCGATCGGTGAGCAACATTCCGGCTTCAATGCCGGCGTCACCGTCGCCGAGATCGACCTGCGTTTCCTCAACGACTATTTCGGCGATTCCCAGGTCGGCCGCACGGCCTATGCTTATGTCGTCGACGCCAAGGGCCGCGTGCTGGCGAGTTCGTCGAAGGGCCCCGAGGTCGGCAAGGACCTCGCCGCGCTGCCGCAGGTCGCCGCAGTGCTGTCCGCGGACGGCCGGCCGATCGCCTCCGGCAAGGACGTCGACGGCAATGCGGTGCTGACGACAGCGACATCGGCGCCGAACCTCGGCTGGCACGTGTTCTATGAGCAGCCGACGTCGCAGGCGCTGTCACCGATCCGCGACCAGCTGGTGCGCATCGCGCTCCTGATCGCGCTCGGCCTCGTGGTCGCGATCATCGCCGGCACGATTCTGGCGCGGCGCATGCTGGTGCCGATCACGGCATTGCGTACCGGCGCGCGGCGTCTCGGCGCCGGCGACTTCGGCCACCGCATCAAAGTGAAGACCGCGGATGAGCTGGAGGAGCTCGCCGAGCAATTCAACAGCATGGCCGGGCAGCTGGCCGAGACCTACTCCGGCCTCGAGGCCAAGGTGCAGGAGCGCACCCGCGACCTCGCGCAATCGATCAACGAGCTGAAGGTGCTGGAGGAGGTTGGCCGAGCGGTGGCCTCCTCGCTCGACCTCAACGCCGTGCTGCCGACGGTCGCCGCCCGCGCGCTCGAGATCACCCATGCCGACGCCGTGCTGATCTATGGCTATGACGCCGCGCAACGCGCATTCACTCTGACGCAATCGATCGGCATCGACAGCGAGGCCGAAGGCCATCATCGCGCGATCGACGCTGATAACAGTCCGCTCGGCGAGGCCGCCGCGAAGGGCGAGCCGCTAGCGTTCCCGGATCTCGCTACCAGAGCGTTTTCGAGCGAAGTGGATACCGGTTCGCGTGAAGAAAACGCGTCAAAACAAGAATCCCAGCCCGAGCACCCGCTGCGCGATGTCGTGGTCGGCGCCGGCTTCCACTCGGTGCTTGTGGTGCCGCTGGTCGATCAGCAGGGCGTGCTCGGCGCGCTGGTGGTGCTGCGCAAGGCGGCCGGCGATTTCCCCGCGGGCCTGATCGGCCTGATGAAGACCTTCGCGCACCAGGCGGTGCTGGCGATGCGCAACGCGCGGCTGTTCACCGAGGTCGACCAGAAGAGCCACGCGCTGGAAGCAGCCAATTCCACTGTGCGCGAGCAGGCCGACAAGCTCAAGCAGCAGACCGAGCAGCTCACCGACTGGAACAAGTCGCTGGAGGCCCGGGTCGAGACCCAGCTCGGCGAGATCGAGCGCATCCGCAAGCTCGAGCGTTTCCTGGCGCCGCAGGTGGCGCAGCTGATCGCCTCGTCGGACAATCCCGAGGGCCTGCTCGAGAGCCACCGCCGCGAAGTCACGGTGGTGTTCTGCGATCTGCGCGGCTTTACGGCCTTCACCGAGGCGACCGAGCCGGAAGAGGCCATGAACGTGCTGCGCGAATATCACGCGGCGCTCGGCCAGCTGATCTTCAAATATGAGGGCACGCTCGACAAATATGCCGGTGACGGCGTGATGATCCTGTTCAACGCGCCGATCCAGCTCGCCGACCACACCGCGCGCGCCGTGCGGATGGCGGTGGAGATGCGCGACACCGTCGGCCCGCTGACCGAGAAATGGCGCAACCGCGGGCATAGTCTGGGGTTCGGCATCGGCATCGCGCTCGGCTATGCCACGCTCGGCCAGGTCGGCTTCGAGCAGCGGCTGGAATATGCCGCGATCGGCAGCGTCACCAACCTCGCCTCCCGCCTGTGCGGCGAAGCCAAGGCGGGCCAGATCGTGGTGAGCCGCCGCGTCTACGGCATGGTCGAGGCTTTCGTCGAAGGCCGCGCCATCGACGACCTCGTGGTGAAGGGCTTCAACCACCCGATCCTGGCGGCGGAGATCCTCAGCTGGAAAGGCGAGCCGTCAGCGGAAGCGGCGGCGGAGTGAGGCGCGTCACGGAACCGCTCCCGTGCCCGCCTTGTTTTCGCGCCAAACGGGTATATATTACCGCCGTTCGATTAGCCGTTGCGCCTTGTTGAATGGTCCCATCGGCCTTCCTCCAAAGACATCGCCAGTTGAATTGGTGACGCGTCCATCACGCGAAACGTCTGCTTTGGAGAAGAGACATGGCAACAGGTACTGTGAAGTGGTTCAACGGCCAGAAGGGCTTTGGTTTCATTCAGCCGGATGACGGCAGCAAGGATGTGTTCGTTCACATCAGCGCCGTCGAGCGCGCCGGTCTGTCGGGCCTCGCCGAAGGCCAGAAGGTGTCGTTCGAGCTGAAGACCGACAAGATGCGTGGCAAGACCAGCGCCGAGAATCTTCAGCTGGCCTGAGTTCGCATTCGCGCATGATGTTCGCATCAGCGCTCCGCGCTTGTCGCAGCAATCATGCCGCAGCGTCATTCCACGGATGTACTGGAGTGACTGCCAGGCCCGCTCGATCTGCACAGGTTGGGCGGGCCTTGGCGTATTTGAAGCAAGGATGACCATGGCCACCCGAACGTCGCCTGCTCCCACCCCCGAAAGCCGGGCGCGCGCCGAACGCCAGCGGCTTGCGGCCGAAGAGGGCGCCCGCGCCATGGCCGATGTCGAGCGCGAGGCAATCGCCGTGCGCCGGAACATGGAGCGCCTGCGCGCGCTGCGCGAAGCCCGCGATGCCGATGCCGATGCCGCGGCGCAGATCGAAACACCGACAGCCGCCAAGCCAACGCCCACACGACGCGTCAAGCGCATCGTGCGCTGACGGACTGCCGCGCGTGGCGGCGGCGGCGGAGTAAGCGGCACTCTCTCCCCACGTCGTCCTGGCGAAAGCCGGGACCCATAATCACCGCTATTCGTGCCGAGAGGGATCGTGGCCCCAGCCACGCGCCGCAACCACCATTCGGGGCAATGGGTCCTGGCCTGCGCCAGGACGACAGCGAATATGCGGCCCCGATTCTGATTTGACCCATCTCACACAGAAGAGGGCGCAGGAGAAGGCCGATGCGGCGCAGCCGGCTGGTTCGCCAGCGCCGCATCTGGTATTCAGGAGGCCCTCATTTTGGGAATAGTTTGCCGATGATTTCGTGCCTCAAGCAGTGGATGGGTTTCGCTTCCGTCTTCGCTCTTCGAGCTACGACGGACACATCGCTCTACCCATCCTACGGACTGCGCGCTTCGGTGGTGGCCGCCTCCGCGCTGCTTCTGCTAGCGGCCGCTCCCGCATCCGCCGCGGGCGAAGCCGACACGTTGCCGAAGGGCGCGGCGGTGACGGTGCTGAAGGCCTCGAAATACTGCTTCGGCAATATTGTCGAGGTCTCGGGTATCGTGCTGCCGCGCGACGAGCAGCAGGTGCGGCCGGATCGCTTCGGCTTGAAGGTTGCGGAGGTGAAGGCCGATCCCGGCGACACCGTCACCGCGGGCCAGGTGCTGGCGCGGCTGACCGACGGCACGAACGCGATCAACCTCACGGCGCCGGTGGCGGGCACGATCTCGGGCTCAACGGCGATCGTCGGCGCGCCGGCCTCGGGCAAGGACGCGCTGTTCTCGATCATCGCCAAGAGCGAATACGACCTGGTCGGCATGGTGCCGACCCGCGACATCGCCAAGCTGAAGACCGAGCAGACCGCGCGGCTGAAGATATCAGGCGCCGGCGAGATGGATGGCAAGGTGCGGTTGATCGCGCCGACCATCGAGCCGAACAGCCAGCTCGGCCAGGTGTT
The window above is part of the Bradyrhizobium sp. PSBB068 genome. Proteins encoded here:
- a CDS encoding HAMP domain-containing protein; this encodes MNGATDKGKNWFLRGGLFAKYVLALVGLVVFVLAVNGALETWISYRGIKSTLTDAMSEKADATAKHIEQSISDLERQISWVTRASSNTLELRRADYAQLLGQVPAVSQLTLINGQGREVLRLSRQTVTVNSNTDLSRDLRFTEAVQRGTAYAPAYFRDERPYMSIGEQHSGFNAGVTVAEIDLRFLNDYFGDSQVGRTAYAYVVDAKGRVLASSSKGPEVGKDLAALPQVAAVLSADGRPIASGKDVDGNAVLTTATSAPNLGWHVFYEQPTSQALSPIRDQLVRIALLIALGLVVAIIAGTILARRMLVPITALRTGARRLGAGDFGHRIKVKTADELEELAEQFNSMAGQLAETYSGLEAKVQERTRDLAQSINELKVLEEVGRAVASSLDLNAVLPTVAARALEITHADAVLIYGYDAAQRAFTLTQSIGIDSEAEGHHRAIDADNSPLGEAAAKGEPLAFPDLATRAFSSEVDTGSREENASKQESQPEHPLRDVVVGAGFHSVLVVPLVDQQGVLGALVVLRKAAGDFPAGLIGLMKTFAHQAVLAMRNARLFTEVDQKSHALEAANSTVREQADKLKQQTEQLTDWNKSLEARVETQLGEIERIRKLERFLAPQVAQLIASSDNPEGLLESHRREVTVVFCDLRGFTAFTEATEPEEAMNVLREYHAALGQLIFKYEGTLDKYAGDGVMILFNAPIQLADHTARAVRMAVEMRDTVGPLTEKWRNRGHSLGFGIGIALGYATLGQVGFEQRLEYAAIGSVTNLASRLCGEAKAGQIVVSRRVYGMVEAFVEGRAIDDLVVKGFNHPILAAEILSWKGEPSAEAAAE
- a CDS encoding HlyD family efflux transporter periplasmic adaptor subunit, producing the protein MGFASVFALRATTDTSLYPSYGLRASVVAASALLLLAAAPASAAGEADTLPKGAAVTVLKASKYCFGNIVEVSGIVLPRDEQQVRPDRFGLKVAEVKADPGDTVTAGQVLARLTDGTNAINLTAPVAGTISGSTAIVGAPASGKDALFSIIAKSEYDLVGMVPTRDIAKLKTEQTARLKISGAGEMDGKVRLIAPTIEPNSQLGQVLVAIGSNQRLLVNSSGRAQIKTGQSCGVAVPLTAILYSTAGTVVQVVRGGRVETRRVETGLMSAGQVEIRDGIQEGDIVVARAGALLREGDPVRPVGASADAK
- a CDS encoding cold-shock protein — protein: MATGTVKWFNGQKGFGFIQPDDGSKDVFVHISAVERAGLSGLAEGQKVSFELKTDKMRGKTSAENLQLA